A portion of the Cyanobacteriota bacterium genome contains these proteins:
- a CDS encoding addiction module toxin RelE, translated as MAKVVVKVTAKFVKDTKKLLTTEDLDELYDYLSENPTAGPIIRSTGGVRKLRWSPKKSNKGKSGSLRILYHYSNNILVIMLGAFSKSEIENISEAEKNTLRKILPELVEQIMEDL; from the coding sequence ATGGCAAAAGTAGTAGTTAAAGTTACGGCAAAGTTCGTAAAAGATACAAAGAAGCTTTTAACTACTGAGGATTTGGATGAGCTGTATGACTATCTCTCCGAAAATCCAACTGCTGGACCAATAATCAGATCAACAGGAGGTGTTAGGAAGTTACGTTGGAGTCCAAAGAAGTCTAACAAAGGCAAAAGTGGAAGCCTAAGAATTCTTTATCACTACTCCAATAATATTTTAGTAATTATGCTTGGGGCTTTTTCTAAGTCTGAAATTGAAAATATCTCAGAGGCAGAGAAAAATACACTAAGAAAAATTTTACCGGAACTGGTTGAACAAATTATGGAGGATCTATGA
- a CDS encoding type II toxin-antitoxin system MqsA family antitoxin, with protein MKKKSLGTELIESIEDALKRPATVKTVRSGIDVKKVRQKLNMTQKVFADTFGFGLETVRKWEQGINSPDRSVISYLLCIQKAPKVISKLLLPELKKQG; from the coding sequence ATGAAAAAGAAATCACTAGGAACAGAATTAATTGAGTCTATAGAAGATGCTCTCAAAAGACCTGCGACGGTCAAGACTGTGCGGTCTGGGATCGATGTCAAAAAAGTTAGACAGAAGCTGAATATGACTCAAAAAGTTTTTGCTGATACTTTTGGTTTTGGCTTGGAGACTGTAAGGAAGTGGGAGCAAGGGATTAATTCTCCAGACAGAAGCGTGATCTCTTATTTGCTTTGTATACAGAAAGCTCCTAAGGTTATTAGTAAACTGTTGTTGCCAGAACTTAAAAAACAAGGATAA